The following coding sequences lie in one Microvirga sp. 17 mud 1-3 genomic window:
- a CDS encoding 3'(2'),5'-bisphosphate nucleotidase CysQ, whose protein sequence is MDAPLTPQDHALAAAMRDAAREAGALALPFFREGTQTAARLWYKERSSPVTEADIAVDSFLKDRLTRILPEAGWLSEETADDPARLGRSYVWIVDPIDGTRAFATGHPDWSVSIALVRDGRPILGVVHAPIHDRLYEACLSQGAFCNGIRMTLPSGPALEPLRVAGPKPLIDRAERHLGHVERLPKVPSLALRLVRVAAGSIDVGLVSANAADWDIAAADLIIAEAGGVLSDFSGNLPPYNRPDPCHGEMLAAASWLHPRAVGAMRT, encoded by the coding sequence ATGGATGCTCCCCTGACGCCCCAAGATCATGCCCTGGCCGCCGCCATGCGCGACGCGGCGCGGGAGGCCGGCGCCCTGGCCCTTCCGTTCTTCCGCGAAGGCACGCAGACGGCGGCGCGCCTGTGGTACAAGGAGCGCAGCTCCCCGGTGACCGAGGCGGACATCGCGGTCGATTCCTTCCTCAAGGACCGCCTGACCCGCATCCTCCCCGAGGCCGGGTGGCTGTCGGAGGAGACGGCGGACGACCCGGCCCGGCTCGGGCGGTCCTATGTGTGGATCGTCGATCCCATCGACGGCACCCGCGCCTTCGCGACCGGCCACCCGGACTGGTCGGTCTCCATCGCGCTGGTCAGGGACGGACGGCCGATCCTCGGCGTCGTCCATGCGCCGATCCATGACCGCCTCTACGAGGCCTGCCTGTCCCAGGGGGCGTTCTGCAACGGCATCCGCATGACGCTTCCGTCAGGCCCTGCCCTGGAGCCTTTGCGGGTCGCGGGTCCCAAGCCCCTCATCGACCGGGCCGAACGCCATCTGGGCCATGTGGAACGCCTGCCTAAGGTGCCGTCCCTGGCTCTCCGGCTCGTCCGGGTCGCCGCGGGGTCGATCGACGTGGGTCTCGTCTCGGCGAATGCGGCCGATTGGGACATCGCGGCCGCAGATCTGATCATTGCCGAGGCCGGCGGAGTCCTGTCCGATTTCAGCGGCAATCTGCCGCCCTATAACCGCCCCGATCCGTGCCACGGCGAAATGCTTGCCGCTGCGTCATGGTTGCATCCTCGGGCCGTTGGCGCCATGAGGACTTGA
- a CDS encoding DUF4170 domain-containing protein, giving the protein MTDMPGKQLLHLVFGGELEQLDSSTFKDLSKLDIVGIYPNYATAHTAWKAKAQASVDNAHMRYFIVHLHRLLEPSQG; this is encoded by the coding sequence ATGACCGACATGCCCGGTAAGCAGCTCCTCCATCTCGTGTTCGGGGGCGAGCTCGAACAGCTCGACTCGTCTACCTTCAAGGACCTGTCGAAGCTCGATATCGTCGGCATCTACCCGAACTATGCGACCGCCCATACGGCCTGGAAGGCCAAGGCGCAGGCGAGCGTGGACAACGCGCATATGCGCTACTTCATCGTCCATCTCCATCGCCTGCTCGAGCCGAGCCAGGGCTGA
- a CDS encoding lysophospholipid acyltransferase family protein: protein MSLVKRITRSRPVQEALGFLVASYLGLVRRTNRFVMEPADAYDRIGPMMPVIAAMWHGQHFMIHFAKRPQDRAASLVSRSGDGEFNAIALRHLGIRAIRGSGARGRDIRKKGGVSAMRAMLRALGDGEMVVMTADIPKIARVCGEGIVTLAQLSGRPIVPVAVVTSRRIDFDSWDRASLGLPFGRGAMVLGDPIQVPREADAQTLEAVRQAVERELDAVHARAYALIGAKDPGARVKEHRARALAGGSRA from the coding sequence ATGAGCCTGGTCAAGCGCATCACGCGGTCGCGCCCCGTCCAGGAAGCCCTCGGCTTCCTGGTGGCGAGCTATCTGGGGCTCGTGCGGCGCACCAACCGGTTCGTCATGGAACCGGCGGATGCCTATGACCGGATCGGCCCGATGATGCCCGTGATCGCCGCCATGTGGCACGGGCAGCATTTCATGATCCATTTCGCTAAGCGGCCGCAGGACCGGGCCGCGAGTCTCGTCTCCCGCTCGGGCGACGGGGAGTTCAATGCCATCGCGCTTCGCCATCTCGGCATCCGGGCCATCCGCGGCTCGGGCGCCCGTGGGCGCGACATCCGCAAGAAGGGCGGTGTCTCGGCCATGCGCGCCATGCTGCGCGCACTCGGCGACGGCGAGATGGTGGTCATGACCGCCGACATTCCCAAGATTGCGCGAGTTTGCGGCGAAGGCATCGTGACCCTGGCGCAGCTCTCGGGCCGCCCCATCGTGCCGGTCGCGGTGGTGACGAGCCGCAGGATCGATTTCGACAGCTGGGACCGGGCGAGCCTGGGGCTCCCGTTCGGCCGCGGCGCCATGGTCCTCGGCGACCCCATCCAGGTCCCCCGCGAGGCGGACGCGCAGACCCTGGAAGCGGTCCGCCAGGCTGTCGAGCGGGAACTCGACGCCGTCCATGCCCGCGCCTATGCGCTGATCGGCGCGAAGGATCCCGGCGCCCGCGTGAAGGAACACCGCGCCCGGGCCCTCGCCGGAGGCTCCCGCGCATGA
- a CDS encoding 3-deoxy-D-manno-octulosonic acid transferase — translation MRVPLLARTYRTLTAVLEPAVIGLLYWRQRKGREDKTRLGERQGYPSRPRPKGHLVWVHGASNGETLSLMPVVERLTQRGLSVLVTSGTRTSAALIARRLPPGAVHQYVPLDVPRYVRRFLKHWRPDLALVAESEIWPNTVLALDERQIPLVMVNGRMSDRSFHRWQKLPRIIRALLERFALCLAQTTEDAERLARLGAPRVFVTGNLKFDAPPPPADPRAVAHLSGLIAGRPVWLAASTHPGEESAALAVHRALVQRHPNLLTIVAPRHPQRGQEVAALAGQAGLRASRRSQGMAPDRATDVYVVDTIGEMGLFYRLSPVVLMGGTLVPVGGHNPIEPAKLSAAILHGPHVHNAAEIYAAIDKARGALLVKDNAGLARAVSELLGNAALTRAMARAAGDAVQALGGAVDRTIQSIEPFIVQAKLGARR, via the coding sequence ATGAGGGTACCGCTTCTCGCCAGGACCTACCGTACCCTCACGGCCGTGCTGGAGCCGGCTGTCATCGGCCTCCTCTACTGGCGGCAGCGCAAGGGCCGCGAGGACAAGACCCGCCTCGGAGAACGGCAGGGCTATCCCAGCCGCCCGCGGCCGAAGGGCCATCTGGTCTGGGTGCACGGGGCGAGCAATGGCGAGACCCTGTCCCTGATGCCCGTGGTGGAGCGCCTGACCCAGCGGGGCCTCTCGGTCCTGGTCACGTCAGGCACCCGCACCTCCGCGGCTCTCATCGCCCGCCGCCTCCCGCCCGGCGCGGTGCACCAATACGTCCCCCTCGACGTGCCGCGCTATGTCCGGCGGTTCCTCAAGCATTGGCGGCCCGACCTCGCCCTCGTGGCCGAGTCAGAGATCTGGCCGAACACGGTCCTGGCCCTGGATGAGCGCCAGATCCCCCTCGTCATGGTCAACGGACGCATGTCGGACCGCTCCTTCCACCGCTGGCAGAAGCTGCCCCGCATCATCCGGGCCCTTCTGGAACGGTTCGCCCTCTGCCTCGCTCAGACGACCGAGGACGCGGAGCGCCTGGCCCGGCTGGGGGCACCGCGTGTCTTCGTGACCGGCAATCTCAAGTTCGACGCCCCGCCGCCTCCAGCCGACCCGCGCGCTGTCGCGCATCTGTCCGGCCTGATCGCCGGCCGCCCGGTCTGGCTCGCAGCCAGCACCCATCCGGGCGAGGAAAGCGCCGCCCTGGCGGTGCACCGGGCGCTGGTGCAGCGTCATCCCAACCTGCTGACCATCGTGGCCCCGCGCCACCCGCAGCGGGGGCAGGAGGTCGCGGCCCTTGCCGGGCAGGCAGGCCTGCGCGCGAGCCGCCGCTCGCAGGGCATGGCGCCGGACCGGGCGACGGACGTCTATGTGGTCGACACCATCGGCGAGATGGGCCTGTTCTATCGCCTGTCCCCCGTAGTCCTCATGGGCGGGACCCTGGTCCCGGTCGGCGGACATAACCCGATCGAGCCCGCCAAGCTCAGCGCCGCGATCCTCCACGGCCCGCACGTCCACAACGCGGCGGAGATCTACGCGGCCATCGACAAGGCCCGGGGCGCTCTGCTGGTGAAGGACAATGCGGGCCTTGCCCGGGCCGTCAGCGAACTTCTGGGCAACGCCGCCCTCACCCGGGCGATGGCGCGGGCCGCCGGCGATGCCGTGCAGGCCCTCGGCGGGGCGGTGGACCGCACGATCCAGTCCATCGAGCCCTTCATCGTCCAGGCGAAGCTCGGGGCCCGGCGCTGA
- the lpxK gene encoding tetraacyldisaccharide 4'-kinase, which translates to MRAPRFWGRTPPSLLAHLLTPVGALYGGIAASRMRRPGSRAGLPVLCIGNFTAGGAGKTPTALAVAEILTGAGERPAFLSRGYGGRLKGPVQVQPEHRATDVGDEPLLLARRAPAIVSRDRPAGARLAVETGATAIVMDDGLQNPSLVKDCAIAVVDGATGLGNGLPLPAGPLRAPLEAQWPAVDAVVIIGEGAPGASVAAEAVRRGKQLFRGVLEPEAAAVESLRGKPLLAFAGIGRPEKFFSTLRDCGLAVERALPFADHHAFTANEIEALRSEAERRGLQPVTTEKDLARIAGTKDLPAWPELRALPVRLRLTDPVAFRTFILSHVAERRTDVPLSSPSG; encoded by the coding sequence ATGCGCGCGCCCCGCTTCTGGGGGCGGACGCCCCCTTCCCTTCTGGCTCATCTCCTCACGCCCGTTGGGGCGCTCTATGGCGGCATTGCCGCCTCGCGGATGCGCCGACCGGGGAGCAGGGCCGGATTGCCCGTTCTGTGCATCGGCAACTTCACGGCCGGCGGGGCCGGCAAGACTCCGACCGCGCTTGCGGTGGCCGAGATCCTGACAGGTGCAGGCGAGCGCCCAGCCTTCCTGTCTCGGGGTTATGGCGGGCGCCTGAAAGGCCCCGTCCAGGTCCAGCCCGAACATCGGGCCACAGATGTGGGCGATGAGCCGCTTCTCCTCGCCCGAAGAGCACCGGCAATCGTCTCCCGCGATCGGCCTGCGGGCGCACGGCTCGCCGTCGAGACCGGGGCGACCGCCATCGTCATGGATGACGGGCTGCAGAACCCTTCCCTCGTCAAGGACTGCGCCATCGCGGTGGTCGACGGGGCGACCGGCCTCGGCAACGGCCTCCCGCTGCCGGCAGGTCCCTTGCGAGCGCCCTTGGAAGCGCAGTGGCCCGCGGTCGATGCCGTCGTGATCATCGGCGAAGGCGCGCCCGGCGCATCCGTGGCCGCGGAGGCGGTGCGCAGGGGAAAACAGCTATTCCGGGGCGTTCTCGAACCGGAAGCAGCCGCCGTCGAAAGCCTCCGCGGCAAGCCGCTCCTGGCCTTTGCGGGGATCGGCCGGCCGGAGAAGTTCTTCTCGACCTTGCGGGATTGCGGCCTTGCCGTGGAACGCGCCCTGCCCTTCGCCGATCATCATGCCTTTACGGCGAACGAGATCGAGGCCCTGCGCAGCGAGGCGGAGAGGCGAGGCCTCCAGCCCGTCACGACCGAGAAGGACCTTGCCCGGATCGCCGGCACGAAGGACCTGCCGGCCTGGCCCGAACTAAGGGCCCTGCCCGTGCGGCTGCGCCTGACGGATCCGGTGGCCTTCCGGACATTCATTCTGAGCCACGTCGCTGAGCGCCGCACTGACGTCCCTTTGTCCTCTCCCTCAGGATGA
- a CDS encoding DUF2093 domain-containing protein, whose amino-acid sequence MNRFEPIGGEAVVQYLDSDLRVLKPGAFVRCAVTGKPIPLDELKYWSVERQEAYSSPEAVMTRVLQAASSS is encoded by the coding sequence ATGAACAGATTCGAGCCGATCGGCGGCGAGGCCGTCGTGCAATATCTCGACAGCGACCTGCGGGTCCTCAAGCCGGGCGCCTTCGTGCGCTGCGCCGTGACCGGCAAGCCCATTCCGCTCGACGAGTTGAAGTATTGGAGCGTCGAGCGCCAGGAGGCCTATTCGTCTCCCGAGGCGGTCATGACCCGCGTCCTGCAGGCGGCGTCCTCATCCTGA
- the xseA gene encoding exodeoxyribonuclease VII large subunit yields the protein MMADKAPSNAPEWSVSDLAGALKRTLEEAFGYVRLRGEISGFRGQHSSGHAYFCLKDQSARIDAVIWKGTFSRLKIRPEEGLEVIATGRITTFPGKSTYQIVVDSLEPAGVGALMALLEERRRKLAAEGLFAEERKRRLPYLPQVVGVITSPTGAVIRDILHRLEDRFPRHVLVWPVRVQGETCADEVAAAIRGFNALDPRGRIPRPDVLIVARGGGSIEDLWGFNEEIVVRAAAESDIPLVSAVGHETDWTLIDHVADRRAPTPTGAAEMVVPVRVELMAGVHDLARRHVESVFRILERRRSDLRATARALPAPDALFAPKRQRLDLAVARLLPALSRNSRTHEARLLDLSRQLSRVSPVARVAAMRGKFDAVGQRPHLAVSRSLVQRQEALKQAGQRLVVARDTLLRAERTRLSQSADLVRRVSERLEPALRGQIDRKAKRFESLGQLFDSLNYKSVLARGFALVRDADGQPLRGAEEVMDGQALVLEFADGTAQATGGRGLRPKVHRPKVAVAEEQGALF from the coding sequence ATGATGGCGGACAAGGCACCTTCGAACGCGCCGGAATGGTCGGTTTCCGACCTTGCGGGCGCCCTCAAGCGCACCCTCGAGGAGGCGTTCGGCTATGTGCGCCTGCGCGGTGAGATCTCGGGCTTCCGGGGGCAGCACTCGTCCGGACACGCTTATTTCTGCCTCAAGGACCAGAGCGCCCGAATCGACGCGGTGATCTGGAAGGGCACTTTTTCGCGATTGAAGATCCGGCCCGAGGAGGGCCTGGAGGTCATCGCGACGGGCCGCATTACAACCTTTCCGGGCAAGTCCACCTACCAGATCGTGGTGGATTCCCTGGAGCCGGCGGGCGTCGGCGCCCTCATGGCGCTCTTGGAGGAGCGCCGCCGCAAGCTCGCGGCCGAGGGGCTTTTTGCCGAGGAGCGCAAGCGACGGCTGCCTTACCTTCCGCAGGTCGTCGGCGTAATCACCTCGCCGACCGGCGCGGTGATCCGCGACATTCTCCACCGGCTGGAGGACCGCTTCCCGCGCCATGTGCTCGTCTGGCCCGTGCGGGTGCAAGGCGAGACCTGCGCGGACGAGGTTGCGGCCGCCATCCGTGGCTTCAACGCCCTCGATCCACGGGGCAGGATCCCACGCCCCGACGTGCTGATCGTCGCCCGCGGCGGCGGCTCCATCGAGGATCTGTGGGGCTTCAACGAGGAGATCGTGGTCCGGGCCGCGGCCGAGAGCGACATTCCGCTCGTCTCCGCCGTGGGCCACGAGACCGACTGGACTCTGATCGACCATGTGGCAGACCGGCGGGCGCCCACGCCCACGGGGGCGGCCGAGATGGTGGTGCCGGTCCGGGTCGAGCTGATGGCGGGCGTCCATGATCTCGCCCGCCGCCATGTGGAATCCGTATTCCGCATCCTGGAGCGGCGCCGGTCGGACCTGCGCGCCACGGCCCGGGCTCTGCCTGCCCCCGATGCGCTGTTCGCGCCCAAGCGCCAGCGGCTCGACCTCGCCGTCGCGAGGCTCCTGCCCGCCCTGTCGCGGAACTCCCGCACCCATGAGGCCCGGCTGCTCGACCTGTCGCGCCAGCTCTCGCGAGTCTCGCCGGTCGCCCGGGTGGCGGCCATGCGGGGGAAGTTCGACGCGGTGGGACAACGGCCGCATCTGGCCGTGAGCCGTTCCCTGGTCCAGCGCCAGGAGGCCCTGAAGCAGGCGGGCCAGCGCCTCGTCGTGGCCCGCGATACCCTGCTGAGGGCCGAGCGCACGCGCCTGTCCCAGTCGGCCGATCTGGTCCGGCGGGTCTCGGAACGGCTGGAGCCGGCCCTCCGAGGTCAGATCGACCGCAAGGCCAAGCGCTTCGAGTCGCTGGGCCAGCTCTTCGACAGCCTGAACTACAAGTCTGTCCTGGCGCGCGGTTTCGCCCTGGTGCGGGATGCGGACGGCCAGCCTCTGCGCGGGGCCGAGGAGGTGATGGACGGCCAGGCCCTGGTGCTCGAATTCGCCGACGGCACGGCCCAGGCCACCGGCGGCCGCGGCCTCAGGCCAAAAGTGCACCGGCCCAAGGTCGCCGTCGCGGAAGAGCAGGGCGCCCTGTTCTGA
- a CDS encoding calcium-binding protein, producing the protein MADDIYYTIDDERTTEQDFTPATAANITVTVTETGRVTTPTGDGIVILYPANFCDVTINGFVSSPGHDGVSILIGKTLVGATGHVEGRYGFFCANTATLTNHGTITGTMDAVVGSDNLTVVNDGTIVGGQYGINFNTRLNPLNVTNDGTITGKYSAIFSGKSNDIVVNRGLLSSTEATTVTLGDGNDSYDSTSGGRATGIVDLGSGSDTARGGDADDVFDGFYGDDLLVGGGGHNTLIGGAGADTLDGSNGVSLASYERSKAGVTVDLSHEAGNTGDAAGDHFIEIRSVRGSAHSDTLVGAGENDTLWGGAGADSLDGGAGTDTAVFSGAKSAYTLVKNSDGSITVTGPDGTDTLQNLEFAKFNDATLDLSTVTPPPPPPPSDGGSSGGGGGGGSSGGRGGGSTPTGPVSLSLRGTSRADRLTGADGNDVLKGLAGNDVLKGLAGNDKLYGGAGKDVLYGGAGQDIFVFDAKFNKKTNLDKIADFTVKDDTLWLENSLFKANKSLYAAIKKGSEAKPLKMASKFFTVGDKAKDANDFFVYDKKKGVLSYDADGSGSKAAVEIATLKKGLKMTYKDFFFV; encoded by the coding sequence ATGGCTGACGATATCTACTACACGATCGACGATGAACGCACGACCGAACAGGACTTCACACCCGCGACGGCTGCCAACATAACGGTCACCGTTACCGAGACCGGCCGCGTCACGACACCGACCGGGGACGGCATCGTGATCCTCTATCCGGCAAACTTCTGCGATGTCACGATCAACGGCTTCGTGTCGAGCCCGGGCCATGACGGTGTCTCCATCCTTATAGGAAAGACCCTCGTGGGAGCGACAGGACACGTTGAGGGAAGATACGGCTTCTTCTGCGCCAATACCGCGACCCTGACCAACCACGGCACGATCACGGGCACGATGGACGCTGTCGTCGGCTCGGACAATCTGACGGTCGTCAACGATGGCACCATCGTGGGTGGACAATATGGAATCAATTTCAATACGCGACTCAATCCACTCAACGTCACGAACGACGGCACGATCACGGGCAAATACTCAGCCATCTTCAGCGGGAAAAGCAACGATATCGTCGTCAACAGGGGCCTTCTGTCCAGTACCGAGGCCACGACCGTCACGCTGGGGGACGGCAACGACTCTTACGACAGCACATCCGGCGGGCGCGCGACAGGAATCGTCGATCTCGGCAGCGGCTCCGACACCGCCCGCGGCGGCGACGCGGATGACGTCTTCGACGGCTTCTACGGAGACGATCTCCTGGTCGGCGGCGGCGGGCATAACACCCTGATCGGCGGAGCGGGTGCCGATACCCTCGATGGCAGCAATGGTGTCAGCCTGGCGTCCTATGAACGGTCGAAAGCCGGCGTGACCGTCGATCTGTCCCACGAGGCCGGCAATACGGGCGATGCCGCAGGCGACCATTTCATCGAGATCCGATCCGTTCGGGGTTCTGCCCACAGCGACACGCTTGTGGGCGCGGGCGAGAACGACACCCTCTGGGGCGGAGCGGGCGCCGACAGCCTAGACGGCGGGGCGGGCACCGACACGGCCGTGTTCTCCGGGGCGAAATCCGCCTATACGCTGGTGAAGAACAGCGACGGCAGCATTACGGTGACGGGCCCCGACGGCACCGATACCCTGCAGAATCTCGAATTCGCCAAGTTCAATGACGCCACCCTCGACCTGTCCACCGTAACGCCTCCCCCGCCGCCGCCTCCGTCCGATGGCGGCTCTTCGGGCGGTGGCGGAGGGGGCGGCTCGTCCGGAGGCAGAGGGGGCGGCAGCACGCCTACCGGCCCAGTTTCGCTGAGCCTGCGCGGCACTTCACGGGCCGACCGGCTCACCGGCGCGGACGGAAACGATGTGCTCAAGGGCCTCGCCGGCAACGATGTGCTCAAGGGGCTGGCCGGCAACGACAAGCTCTACGGCGGGGCCGGCAAGGACGTGCTGTATGGCGGCGCAGGCCAGGACATCTTTGTGTTCGATGCCAAGTTCAACAAAAAGACCAACCTCGACAAGATCGCCGACTTTACCGTCAAGGACGACACACTCTGGCTGGAGAACAGCCTGTTCAAGGCCAACAAGAGCCTCTACGCCGCGATCAAGAAGGGCAGTGAGGCCAAGCCGCTGAAGATGGCGAGCAAGTTCTTCACGGTGGGCGACAAGGCCAAGGATGCCAACGACTTCTTCGTCTACGACAAGAAGAAGGGTGTGCTGTCCTATGATGCGGACGGCTCGGGGTCGAAGGCTGCGGTCGAGATCGCGACCCTCAAGAAGGGCCTCAAGATGACCTATAAGGACTTCTTCTTCGTCTGA
- a CDS encoding DNA polymerase III subunit gamma/tau translates to MDETTAGTPPNDEPALPGFPSAPAPAASGNGAYRVLARKYRPRTFDDLIGQEAMVRTLSNAFETGRIPQAWMLTGVRGVGKTTTARILARGLNYQTADGTGGPTIHMPGLGVHCEAIMESRHVDVLEMDAASHTGIDDVRQIIDGIRYSPVSARYKVYIIDEVHMLSEKAFNAFLKTLEEPPPHAKFIFATTEIRKVPVTILSRCQRFDLRRIDADKLVAHLGRICDAEGVRAEPEALAAIARAAEGSARDSLSLLDQAIAHGAGIVKAETVRDMLGLADRTQVIDLFEAVMRGDVPEAFAGLRTQYDSGADPAVVLSDLAAFAHVVTRLKLIPEAAKDPALSEAERSRGLDFARKLPVRALSRAWQILLKGVPEVQASNRPVAAAEMVLVRLAYAADLPTPDEALRALRDGNPLPAGGPPPSPAPSPSGPVSSGNMALATSQARPQPRLEPQGAPALRLRRFEDVVAMAGEKREIVLKAALERDVRLVRFEEGSIELSLAEGGSRTIANDLSRALQQWTGQRWMVALSSEEGAPTLRDQALAAERERREGAASHPLVQAVLAKFPGAQIVNVVERKSEDQASDAETEILGEADAMAAHETEADDDLD, encoded by the coding sequence ATGGACGAAACCACAGCCGGCACGCCCCCGAATGACGAGCCGGCCCTGCCGGGCTTTCCCTCTGCGCCGGCGCCCGCCGCGTCCGGCAACGGGGCTTATCGCGTCCTCGCCCGCAAGTACCGCCCCCGCACCTTCGACGACCTGATCGGCCAGGAGGCCATGGTCCGCACCCTCTCGAATGCCTTCGAGACGGGCCGGATCCCACAGGCCTGGATGCTCACGGGCGTCCGCGGCGTCGGCAAGACCACCACGGCCCGCATCCTGGCCCGGGGCCTCAACTACCAGACCGCCGACGGGACCGGCGGCCCGACCATCCACATGCCTGGCCTCGGCGTTCATTGCGAGGCGATCATGGAATCCCGGCACGTGGACGTGCTGGAGATGGACGCCGCCTCGCATACCGGCATCGACGACGTCCGCCAGATCATCGACGGCATCCGCTATTCGCCGGTCTCGGCCCGCTACAAGGTCTACATCATCGACGAGGTGCACATGCTCTCCGAGAAGGCGTTCAACGCCTTCCTGAAGACCCTCGAAGAGCCGCCGCCCCACGCCAAGTTCATCTTCGCCACCACCGAGATCCGCAAGGTCCCGGTCACCATCCTGTCCCGCTGCCAGCGCTTCGACCTGCGCCGCATCGATGCCGACAAGCTCGTGGCCCATCTCGGCCGCATCTGCGACGCCGAGGGCGTCCGGGCGGAGCCCGAGGCGCTCGCGGCCATCGCCCGGGCGGCAGAGGGCTCGGCCCGCGATTCGCTCTCGCTTCTCGATCAGGCCATCGCCCACGGGGCCGGCATCGTGAAGGCCGAGACCGTGCGCGACATGCTGGGCCTCGCCGACCGCACCCAGGTCATCGACCTGTTCGAGGCGGTCATGCGCGGCGACGTGCCGGAGGCCTTTGCGGGCCTGCGGACGCAATACGATTCCGGCGCCGACCCGGCCGTGGTCCTCTCCGACCTCGCGGCTTTCGCGCATGTGGTGACACGGCTGAAGCTGATCCCCGAAGCCGCGAAGGACCCCGCTTTGTCCGAGGCCGAGCGGAGCCGGGGGCTCGATTTCGCCCGTAAGCTTCCCGTTCGGGCTCTCTCCCGCGCCTGGCAGATCCTGCTGAAGGGCGTCCCGGAGGTGCAGGCCTCCAACCGGCCGGTCGCGGCCGCCGAGATGGTGCTGGTGCGCCTCGCCTATGCGGCGGACCTGCCGACCCCGGACGAGGCCCTGCGCGCCCTGCGGGACGGAAACCCGCTGCCTGCGGGCGGCCCGCCTCCGTCGCCTGCGCCCTCGCCGTCGGGGCCTGTCTCATCGGGGAACATGGCGCTTGCCACCTCCCAAGCCCGCCCGCAGCCACGGCTGGAGCCGCAGGGGGCGCCCGCGCTCCGCCTGCGCCGCTTCGAGGACGTGGTCGCCATGGCCGGTGAGAAGCGCGAGATCGTGCTCAAGGCCGCCCTCGAGCGGGACGTGCGCCTCGTCCGCTTCGAGGAGGGCAGCATCGAACTGAGCCTCGCCGAGGGCGGCAGCCGCACCATTGCCAACGACCTTTCCCGCGCGCTCCAGCAATGGACCGGCCAGCGCTGGATGGTGGCCCTGTCGTCCGAGGAGGGCGCGCCGACCCTGCGCGATCAGGCCCTTGCGGCCGAGCGGGAGCGCCGGGAGGGCGCCGCCAGCCATCCGCTGGTCCAGGCGGTGCTCGCCAAGTTCCCGGGCGCGCAGATCGTCAACGTGGTCGAGCGCAAGTCCGAGGATCAGGCATCCGACGCCGAGACCGAAATTCTCGGCGAGGCGGACGCGATGGCGGCCCACGAGACCGAGGCCGACGACGACCTGGATTGA
- a CDS encoding YbaB/EbfC family nucleoid-associated protein — MKDIMGLMKQAQAMQQKLQDAQAELDTVEVEGTAGGGVVTVRVSGKGALKAISIDPSLMNPDEKEILEDLIVAAMNDARGKADRAAQDRMAELTKGLPLPPGMKLF, encoded by the coding sequence ATGAAAGACATTATGGGATTGATGAAGCAGGCTCAGGCCATGCAGCAGAAGCTGCAGGACGCCCAGGCCGAGCTCGACACCGTCGAGGTCGAGGGCACCGCCGGCGGCGGGGTCGTGACCGTGCGGGTCTCGGGCAAGGGCGCCCTGAAGGCGATCAGCATCGATCCGTCGCTCATGAACCCGGACGAGAAGGAGATCCTCGAGGATCTCATCGTGGCCGCCATGAACGACGCCCGCGGAAAGGCCGACAGGGCCGCGCAGGACAGGATGGCGGAGCTGACCAAGGGCCTGCCGCTGCCGCCCGGCATGAAGCTGTTCTAA
- the recR gene encoding recombination mediator RecR, giving the protein MAQNVAGPEIERLIQLLARLPGLGPRSARRAALHLIKKRDTLLNPLSEAMRVANERIVVCSSCGNVDTSDPCTICRDPRRDTSILVVVEDVSDLWALERSGAVNARYHVLGGVLSPLDGVRPEHLNLDRLVARASEPGVAEVILALNATVDGQTTAHYITELLAHLPVKVTKLAHGVPVGGELDYLDEGTLSAAIRQRTAF; this is encoded by the coding sequence ATGGCCCAGAACGTCGCCGGACCCGAGATCGAGCGCCTGATCCAGCTCCTGGCCCGCCTTCCGGGCCTGGGGCCGCGCTCGGCCCGGCGCGCCGCGCTGCATCTCATCAAGAAGCGCGACACGCTTCTCAACCCGTTGAGCGAGGCCATGCGCGTCGCCAACGAGCGCATCGTCGTGTGCTCGTCCTGCGGCAACGTGGATACGTCGGATCCCTGCACGATCTGCCGCGATCCGCGCCGCGACACCTCGATCCTCGTGGTCGTCGAGGATGTGTCGGACCTCTGGGCCCTGGAGCGCTCGGGGGCCGTCAATGCCCGCTACCACGTGCTCGGCGGCGTGCTCTCGCCCCTCGACGGCGTGCGCCCTGAACACCTCAATCTCGATCGTCTCGTGGCCCGCGCCTCCGAGCCCGGCGTCGCGGAGGTGATCCTGGCCCTCAACGCGACCGTCGACGGCCAGACGACCGCCCACTACATCACCGAACTCCTCGCCCATCTCCCCGTGAAGGTCACGAAGCTCGCCCACGGCGTGCCGGTTGGCGGCGAACTCGACTACCTCGACGAAGGCACCCTCTCGGCAGCGATCCGGCAGCGGACGGCTTTCTGA